One window of the Macadamia integrifolia cultivar HAES 741 unplaced genomic scaffold, SCU_Mint_v3 scaffold1058, whole genome shotgun sequence genome contains the following:
- the LOC122062515 gene encoding uncharacterized protein LOC122062515: MNGDNGRDVVDLEKLGESPLSEEINHIRLPENFKVPTFQLFDGTKDPYKHLQLYRSVMTIQGASEALLCKVFPASLEGPVTTWFSCLELRSVCDFKQLSRKFIDNFEGGKGHQKTSSDLMEVKQRPSETLKQFILPLDLEKLKIRDIDPIVELMALKSGVREERLRFSLSKSEPKSLAHLRENIHRYSNVEELTANQPDTNPQVDRPKSFR; encoded by the coding sequence ATGAACGGAGATAATGGAAGAGATGTTGTGGACCTAGAAAAGCTTGGTGAGAGTCCCCTGTCTGAGGAGATCAATCACATCCGGCTACCAGAGAATTTCAAGGTCCCTACATTCCAACTTTTTGACGGGACCAAAGATCCTTACAAACATCTGCAGTTGTATCGATCGGTCATGACCATACAAGGAGCCTCAGAAGCACTCCTATGTAAGGTGTTCCCGGCGTCCTTAGAGGGTCCGGTTACGACTTGGTTCTCGTGCTTGGAACTAAGGTCTGTGTGTGACTTTAAACAACTTAGCAGGAAATTCATAGATAACTTTGAAGGGGGCAAGGGACATCAGAAGACATCATCAGATCTTATGGAGGTAAAGCAGCGACCCAGTGAGACTCTCAAACAGTTCATACTACCTTTAGATCTAGAAAAACTGAAGATTAGAGACATAGATCCTATCGTGGAGTTAATGGCCTTGAAAAGCGGGGTTCGGGAGGAGCGattgagattttctctctccaagtcTGAGCCTAAATCCCTTGCACACTTGAGAGAAAATATTCATAGGTATAGCAATGTAGAAGAGCTTACTGCCAATCAACCCGATACAAATCCCCAAGTTGATCGACCAAAAAGCTTCAGGTAG